Genomic DNA from Desulfuromonas versatilis:
TTGCCGGCCTGCTCGTCCATCAGCAGGGCCGGGCACTCGAACTGGTCGACGCAGCGGCGGCAGCCGATGCAGGCCGCGTTGACCTTCACCAGGAAGCGCTCCTGGCCCTTGGCCACCTGGCGGTCCATCAGGCAGCCGTGGCGGGAGATGAGCACCGCGACGCCGCCCTCGGCGCTGCGGGTGAAGTCATCCGCCCGGCGCAGCAGTTCGCTGAAGCGCGGCTGGTCGTAGGGGTCGCAGACCTCGAGAAAATCGACCCCGCAGGCGCGCACCAGCGGTTCGATGGCCACCGCCCTGGTCTGGCCGCCGCCGGCGGCGATGCCCAGGTGCGGCACCGGCTGGCCGCCGGTCATGGCGGTGGTGGCGTTGTCGAGAATGACCACGATGATCCTAGCCTGCTGGATCACCGCGTTGATCAGGGCCGGGATGCCGGCGTGGAAAAAGGTCGAGTCGCCGATGGTGACCACGATGGTCGGCACCTCGCCGTTCTGGGCGTAGGCCTGATAGAAGCCGGCCCCCTGGCTGATGCAGGCGCCCATGCAGTGCACCGTGTTGACCGCCCCCAGGTTCATCCCCAGGGTGTAGCAGCCGATGTCCGAGGGGAAAATCCCCTTGGGGAAACACTGCTTGATGCTGAAGAAGGCGGCGCGGTGCGGGCAGCCCGGGCAGAGCGAGGGGCGCTGGCCGCGGCGCTCCGCCGGCGGTTCCCCGGGCTGCGGCAGCTCGAGAAACGCCGCCAGGGCCTGGTGGAGCACATCGGGGGTCAATTCCCCCTCGCGGGGGACCGCGCTGTTTTGCTTGCCGCGGGCGCCGGGATGGGCCAGTTGCAGCTCGATGACCGGGTAGGTCTCCTCCAGCACCAGCAGCCGGTCGTAATCGACCCGCAGGCGCTCGCTGAATTCTGGATTAAGCGGGTAGGGCATGATGACCTGGAACAGGTCGACGCTCCCGGCCAGGCCGAGCTCCTCGAGCAGGTCGACCAGGTGGCCGTAGACGATCCCCGAGGCGACCAGCGCGGTGCGCGGCCGGCTGCCGTCCCCGGCGGTGAAGCGCGGCTGCAGCGCGGGCTCGGCGGCGATCTGTTCGAGCTTGGCGTTGAGCTTCTTGTGCAGCGCCGGCAAAAAGGCCGGGGTCGCCGCCCAGCGGGTCGGGTCCTTCTGGAAATCGGCTCGCCGCTCGAGGACCAGCGGTTCGGCCAGCTCCACATTCTGCCGCGAATGGCAGATGCGGGTGGTCGGGCGCAGCACCACCGTCACCTCGTACTTCTCCGACAGGTCGAAGGCGGCCGGGATCAGCTCCTTGGCCTCGGCGGGGCTGGCCGGGTCGAGCACCGGAACCCGCGCCTGCAGGCAGAACAGCCGGGTGTCCTGCTCGTTCTGCGAGCTGTGCGGGCCGGGATCGTCGGCGACGATGGTCACCATCCCCCCCTTGACGCCGAGGTAGGCGGTACGCATGAACGGGTCGGCGGCTACGTTCAGCCCGACCTGCTTCATGACCGTGGCGGCGCGCTTGCCGGTGTAGCTGGCGGCCAGCGCCACCTCGAAGGCGATCTTCTCGTTGACCGACCACTCGACGTGCAGCGCTTCGACGGCCTCGGAGCGGCGGTCGATGACCGCCTGGAGAATCTCGGTGGAGGGGGTTCCGGGATAGGCCGTGGCGATCTGGCAGCCGGCCTCGATCAGGCCGCGGCCGATGGCCTCGTTACCCATCAACAGTTGGACTTCGGTTGGTTTCTT
This window encodes:
- a CDS encoding thiamine pyrophosphate-dependent enzyme, which codes for MKKPTEVQLLMGNEAIGRGLIEAGCQIATAYPGTPSTEILQAVIDRRSEAVEALHVEWSVNEKIAFEVALAASYTGKRAATVMKQVGLNVAADPFMRTAYLGVKGGMVTIVADDPGPHSSQNEQDTRLFCLQARVPVLDPASPAEAKELIPAAFDLSEKYEVTVVLRPTTRICHSRQNVELAEPLVLERRADFQKDPTRWAATPAFLPALHKKLNAKLEQIAAEPALQPRFTAGDGSRPRTALVASGIVYGHLVDLLEELGLAGSVDLFQVIMPYPLNPEFSERLRVDYDRLLVLEETYPVIELQLAHPGARGKQNSAVPREGELTPDVLHQALAAFLELPQPGEPPAERRGQRPSLCPGCPHRAAFFSIKQCFPKGIFPSDIGCYTLGMNLGAVNTVHCMGACISQGAGFYQAYAQNGEVPTIVVTIGDSTFFHAGIPALINAVIQQARIIVVILDNATTAMTGGQPVPHLGIAAGGGQTRAVAIEPLVRACGVDFLEVCDPYDQPRFSELLRRADDFTRSAEGGVAVLISRHGCLMDRQVAKGQERFLVKVNAACIGCRRCVDQFECPALLMDEQAGKALVNQDRCVGCGTCIASCPVDAITKEKRS